In the Drosophila willistoni isolate 14030-0811.24 chromosome 3R, UCI_dwil_1.1, whole genome shotgun sequence genome, tgaatctCTGAAATCAATATCACCTGCGCTTCCCCCACATCCGATTGATCGATCCCCGAACATCATATGAACTGACACACTGAATACCTGAATCCCGGGCCcggctgcaacaacaacaacaacacattaTGATGGCATGGCATAAATTCTCTCTTCGTATCTATCACTTGGAATTggaatatttaaatcaaaattatgATTATGCAAATTTGAAGCCGATAACGCCCCAGATGGCATACCCCGCATTTATCATTTGGGCACATGCGGTGGCCGTTATAATGCCATGGTTTTAGAGTTATTGGGATTATCATTAGAAGATCTCTTCAATATTTGCTCCCGTAAATTTTCACTTAAGACTGTATTGATGATAGCGAAACAACTTGTAAGTTCCTGAAATTAATCCGAAATCGAAATCACTTTAGAATTTGTTGTTTAAGCGGATTTCGagttgaaaataataatagtataCGCCAGTTGTGGTATAACAAAACTTGAAATccgtttaattaaaaattttttttttcaaaccgaacataaattacattttcaaattaaagtgTCTCAACCGGGCTGTAGAAGTGCAAAGCTTAGAATTTACAATACTGGACAACAGTTTCACCCTATGttctaattttaaacaatatatAATGCAATGAACGTTATtccaaaaacattttttattaattcaaaatgtagttaaaacaacaataattgaaattttaaaagcaaaactatacattttttttttttttggttgtagCATTGTAAACTTGAAATCGTTATAACAACTGTATCTCTACTactacaaaaagaaaacgattCCTAACCACAAAAGCATGTGAACTACGCGTCGTAATTACTACTTTAGAGACTGTCTCTCTCTCCTATTTGTATATATCTAAAATCAAATAAGACTACCAAAAACCCCCAagcatatatttttgttttcttatatAACAGTTTCAGTTATACCTAACCCACTTGAAAAAAAGTTCTTaccttttgtgtttttgatgATTTTCTGCTATGCAAAactctctgtttctctcacTCCCTTGCTCTCGCCTcctctctatatatattaaatacaatatatatttttttcttaacaAAATTTACTAACACAACAGAATAGCAAGCAAAATCGAAAtcaattttatgatttttgcGCTACtgttatacacacacacgcaacacacacacagtcacagatataaagacaatttatttatatgtatgtacgttaAGCTCAATTTGTATTTACAAATGAAAGTAGATTTAATCACACTTAACTctattaaatacaaatttatatattttgacatttatGTATCGAGAAATTCTCCATTAAATTGTGAGGTTAGGGTTGACTAGAAGAGTGGTGAGGAGTTAGTTGGTTCCTGTATTAGGCGACTTCCTTGTATATGCTTCGAGAATCTCTATTTtggttgttcttgttgttttttattattttttttattaatttgcactttataaatgtttatagctgatcaaaaatttaaagtttgaatatcaaaatgaaagtctaaaataaatgaaaggTGGTAATAAACGTAAGACGCGCTAAAACTAACCATTCCATATGAGCCTGAATCTTTCACTCACTCTTGTTCGCCTTCGCTCTTTATCTCTTGCTCCCcatatctctctttctcttgctcTCTTCATTGTATCCCTGCGACCCAAAAACTCTGTTATATAAAAACTGttataaattgattttgtAACTCTTATCATCTTCTCATTTCTTCTCTATACTCTTTCTTCTTGCTCTATCGCTCTTGAACAACgatcgaaacaaaaaaataaacttttgtgCGCTGTCCAACACTTAAATTCGATTGATTCCTCCTCTACCAACAAAACAATcaacaaaccaacaaacaaccaaaccaaaacgaaacaaaaaaaaaaccaatctgcttttttttgttttttcttgtaacaaatttttacCACATTCTGTGTGTGTTGGGCTATAGCAGAGGGTGTACCAGAAGTATATTACTTCGGCCCATGCGGCAAATATAATGCTCTTGTTATGGAGTTACTTGGTCCATCGCTTGAAGATTTATTCGATATTTGCGGCAGACGTTTCACTTTGAAGACCGTACTACTGATAGCTATACAATTAGTAagtacaaaaacaacaataaacaaaaaagaaaaacaccaTTCAAATTTAAACCACTACCAAAAATAGAAACAATCAACCAACAATCagctgtttgtttgttttgttccaATACATGagtattatatattatattgttttaCCTTTCAAAGCACTCGAATCAAAATTAATTCTAATCACATTTCACAACACTTACTACTacaacttttgtttattcACACACCTACCACAACTATATAAATCTTGGTAGTAAAGGCAAATCAAATTAACCAACACTGGAAAAGCTCAATACTTCAAATCTCTGtcacatataaaaaaaaaaattatgtagtttttttatattttattataacttttatttttactttctGTGATGTGTGTAGGTTTCAAGCTTGGTAATTATTAAgatacttttgttttttatttttttgtttgtatttttcttttttaaagcTTACTAACACTgaaacaacacacacaaacacaaactcgctctgtatctttatatcgctctttctctatctctatctttCGCTCTGCTATCGTAACTCTCATTTGTAGTAGATCTTGGTTAAGGttattaatttagttttttttttattatgttaatTGAAACAACAACGTTCATTGTAATTTATTTGGAAACTTGCATGtaaaatacaatatataaacatttgtTGTTCTGTTGCAGTAGttcaattaattgaaaatttgagTACTTCTATTTTTCACATTGTAACTTTCGAAAATCGAACCAATCAGccataaaagaaaagaaataaaatatcaatCATCAAAATCAAGCTAGTTGAgacactaaagaaaatatgaaaaaaaaaaatattgcgtTTTGATGTGTAATCCGTAATGTATAAGCTTCCCAAATGAAAGGGGTAGTACAAATAGAAACACTTTGTAAGTGATTCTTAAATCTAAGAGAACTGCCTGCTGTTCTCAATTACTGATTCCAGTATTGTAAAATTAATTGTGAGTAAATTGAATCAAACAGTGACTTTGCATCagtgaaaatgttttcaaaaagTAAAGCCTACATTTCGGAGCGGGCTTTGCCAGACTCTGATTCTGTTTGTACTGCCGAAAGAAAAGGGAACtgacaatatttatttaaccaACAATATTGCCTTCTCTTTTGCGTAcctaatatttaaaattatttaagttGTCAACTAATCTTTGGTATTTGTTTCTAATATTTAGCTCCACCGGATCGAATATGTTCATAGTCGGCACTTAATCTATAGGGATGTCAAACCAGAGAATTTTCTCATTGGCAGAACATCAACAAAACGTGAAAAAATTATACACATAATCGGTAAGATCACATTAATAGGATTCATTGCAAataatacatttttgttttccctTATAGATTTCGGTTTGGCCAAAGAATATATTGATTTAGATACAAATAGACATATACCATATCGGGAACATAAATCCCTAACTGGCACAGCTCGTTATATGTCAATCAATACGCATATGGGACGTGAGCAGTCGAGACGAGATGATCTTGAGGCGTTAGGtcatatgtttatgtatttCTTAAGAGGTTCACTGCCGTGGCAAGGCCTTAAGGCTGATACACTCAAGGAGAGATATCAAAAAATCGGTGATACAAAACGTGCAACGCCCATTGAGGTGACTTTTATGAATATATGGAAATGCTATGAGTCAAAAATGAAACTTcttttatttctctttcttttttccagGTGCTTTGCGATGGCCACCCCGAAGAGTTTGCAACATATTTGCGCTATGTGCGACGGTTAGATTTTTTCGAAACTCCCGATTATGATTTTCTGCGAAGACTGTTTCAAGACTTATTCGAACGTAAGGGCTATACCGATGAGGGCGAATTCGATTGGACAGGGAAGACAATGGTAGGCCTATCGATattttcaatatatacatagctTTAAGAACGATCTTTCTTCTCCAtccacaacacaaaaaaaaaaaaaaaaccaacaatcGAAATACTCCTCTTATCCTTGTGCcgaattcaaaaaaaaaaaaaaatatatatatatataatatatatattgtcaatttcataatttcaTAGGAGACctaaccaacaaaaacaacaaagcaaGCCTACTACGACCCCATCCTACTACCTAATATATAAATCTATCACTATCTCTACATCTTTCCCATATATCAATAAGAAAATAACTAAAGTTAACTCTCATATGCATaatccaaaaccaaaaaaaataatatgaaacgttaaaaaatcgaatactACCACCACccatattaaaaataaatatacaaatagtCGGCAAAGAAGGAGATAAAACTAAATAGCACTGTAATAACAAGTCCATCGACAAGAACATCAAGGAGAAGATTGTATTTTATGAATTCGCTCAATTCCGGATCCTCGCAGGGGggaacaataacaataacttAACCTAGAAGGGGAATGAAATGATTTTTAAGGCATTGGCGACCACCCTCAACCACCTTCCTCTCCACCAGTTTATGTTCCAGTTCGCCATAATACACTGAAGTTGGCCGTTTAAATATAATTGCTGTTggaatgtacatatatatatataaaagtatcccagccgaaaaaaaaatccaGATAAAGACGagaaacaaatgaaaactttaGTTCCAAATATTgcctatatatttttataaatcttcAAATTAAGctattaaattaaagtttaaCATAATCGCAAACCACAAAACCAACTCGTAAACATATCCTACCTAACCTACCTAACATTTTGGTTTGGGGTTTACAtgaatcctttttttttgtgggagTTCCTTTGGAGTATGGCTTTCTTTTGTgtattcttgttgtttttgaaactttttcaaGATTGTAGTTCTTTGAAATCCTTATATATATCCCCATATATGAACATTCTTGCGTTTTGTTTCGTATGTAAGACCAAGGAACAGCTGGATCAAATGAAGGTCATTAAGAATGCGCCCCCTTCTCATTTGGCGAAGAATAAATCGGATAAGGTATATAATAAAAGCATATCCTGGCCGAATCCTCCTGCGCTGCGTGTTTAGATTGCTCGTTACAGTGTTGGTAAATGCTGCACACACAAATGCTTGAGATTGTGATTTTAATTGTGTATAAGAAGCTCGATGCTAATTAActtcataatatatatatttagtagACTAAGAATCGCATTAAgttattaaccaaaaaaaagaaagaacatATTTCAATGCCATTTTCTAACCGCACCActctttatctctctctttctttctttctatttcatcaattcttaaaacaaaaattcatttttgttttcggacaacaactacaacaacaatcatCATGTGTAtctctatgtgtgtatgtgtgtgtgtgtgtcattaTTTTGTGTACAACAAATATCGAAATTTGCATCaacttattaaaaatatatatacgtaaATATAATCTGCATTTGCAACAaatacaactacaaatattcAACATTGACACACCACAAACACCATCTATTgccataacaacaacaacaacaacaactactacaacCTACACCCACAGTCAACGCCCGTCGGATCTCTGCAAACTGGCCATGAAGTCATCATTTCACCAAATAAAGATCGTCATAATGTTACGGCTAAGGTAAAGTATTGCACAATATTCCTCAATTCATTCAACAAAAAACCCTACAAATAGAAGAAACAAAGAGATAAAAAAACctaatttattttacttaactttttaatatatttactaCTTTATACTCGGTTTATAAGACAACAAAGACAattaattattgtttttataacTCCTCAACTATAGACACaaattttgtttggcttttatATAACAATTTCTCAATTTTCGATTTAAATATCTTGCCtttcattttctattttttctctctccttAACTGCAAACTATTTTACGATGAGCTCTCGTTTGGTCTCTGCTTTTTCTTTCCTTcctttgttttcatttctttttgtgtttccTCTTTATAAACATATTGCGTATAAATGATACACCTGTTGTATGTATAGGATGTATcctattttgattttgacgATGAtattgatgatgataatgagaATGAAGAATATATAATACTTCAGGTTAGACGTTGTAGACTTGAAAAGTATCTTTGTTATGGTTAGTGTGAATATgtacacaaatacatatataaaattatatatatcaaCCATCTGGAAATAGATTCTGcagtttcttttattttatgttttaaatatagttttgttaattttgctATGGCTTTTAATTAAGGATGTTTTATTAGTGGGTTTAGGAGCATTTTCTTAGCCTGGCTAAGAGTAAAAAGGATATGTAAATTATCCTCCTTAAATTGCTAGTTTTTAGAACAAGAAAATTGTcaatttaaagtatttttggCGTTAAGCTTTGAGAACTAAAACTAAACAACAATTGGTGATTGGTAATTGGTCATATTCCCCGCGATATATAATCCTGATGAATGCGTCCTAATTGTGTCTTGATTTTCGCTGCTTTAAACATGTATTATTTGGCAATttgttatgaatttttttcctttcttatGATTTCTTCTTTGTGATCtgctttagttttatttagtcacaaatcacacacacaaacacaaaaatacaaacGCAATATTTTACACATCAtggttttttaaatgtttctgtagtaaatttgtattttctgttgtaaattaatatacatattaaaatttatttacatataacaaaaaaaaaaaaaaaaaaaaaaaaaactactgAAAACTTTAGAAATTGTCTGaaactaaaaattaattattgcCTAATTCGTTTTTGTCCCGAAACAACCAAACCAACCCAATACAAAACTCCCCACTCTCTACTTATTACCAACAACCTCAAACAAACCGAAATCGAAACACATGTGGCCATCATACAATCTCGTAACCGAAACGTAATCCATCGTTGCAAACTACTCCATCGACCATATTAGACAAATGCCAAAGGAGGTGTTGCTGCGTGGCCTGATGTGCCTAAGCCTGGGGCTACTTTGGGCAATTTAACACCGGCCGATCGACATGGCTCAGTGCAGGTAAGCTCCTCCAATGTCTCACAGCGTCTAAACTCTCCCACCCAGTCCACAGTATTTGCTgcgctctctctttttctgtcTCTCCTCTTTATCTCTATTTCTATCTCTGTCTACCTACCTTTCTGTCTTACTCCTAACTTTAACTTTAATCTCTAATGTTTTacatttcgtttaatttctgtATACTCTTTGTTTTTGTCGCTCGTCGCTCgctgtttttctttgtttaattgtaaataaaatttgttaaatttaatatttgatatatattAGTATACCTAAAGAAATATTTGGTAATTGTTTGTTCGCCAGCCTGTTTTTcataaacatatacatatataaaacttGTACATACtctatttacatacatatactacTATTCCATATATGATATGAGATAATTacaatatgtatttataaatatattgatatTCATGGAATTACTCGCAGACTGTTATATTTTTGGCCTTTTCAATTCTAATGTTTTCACTTGATTTACTCTACATTAGCTCAACAAGGTACTGAATTATATTATCCTCCTCTTTCCCCTCTCCTTAACGACTAGTTTCTCGTTTTTACGGTTTGTTTGTGTTCTCGTTAAACACGCTACTCGTTACTTTTATTGACGGGTATCGACATAGATGTGTTTTTATTTCGGATATactgcattttttttctttttaaatttaccAACAGTTTTCTATATCCTTAAATAGCGAGCATGAGTAGGGAAAGTTAAATCCATagaatttaatatatatacatatgtttatgttttaGTGCATGTGACGTAATATATAGTGCATGTCACATAacttttacacacacacacacacacacacacacacacacatacacaacgAACGAGTCAAACACCCATCTTTACCATACAAGTTGCATGTTTTCACATTTAAAGTTCATCAATTAAGCACAGCTTTCTCTTCGTCCATCGCCTTTTAAAGAATTCGGCCTTAGTTGGAGGGCTCACTTTAATAATATTCTCATAATGTCGATTAgtatttagttttattaatCTATAAGCATGCCAAATAATCAGTAAAGTCAATGATAAAAGAGAAACCAAAACCAACCACCCCACAAAAACCTATTACAGAGATTGCCCGAAGATTCAAGCTCCGATGATGATAGCCCCTTTGATGCTTACTATGAGAAAAGCGACAACGATGATGATCCTAAGAAATAGAACTTTATCCGGTTCGACTACTACCACACTACTCCAACTCCTACTCTCTTCCTAATAGAATTACCTCTTGATAACATACTCTATATTTAGATTCCCACGATTTTCTTTTGACTTAGCTAAGCAACAACTAAGGTATTTCAAGTGTCCTTTtctgtgtgtctctgtgtgtgagtgtaccAGTGCGTCCAGTGATAGTCTCTTCTGTGTGTCCTTGCTGCAAACGAGTCAACTACTAGTTTCAGTTCATCTTGAGAAGGCAATCTCTGTAGTAATGTTAGCcgagaaaagaaaaagctcGTTTGCAATAAAAATGCATACAAATTTCACGTACAAAAGCTATAGACCAAAGTTCCCAATTTTGTTATGGATTCTTggtaaaattttcttttttagttaGTTTCTTTTCGCAGTATCTAAAAGTTTCTCCctctttttaattgttttttgtgtaatgTGTGTGGTGACATTGTGTAAACTGACGCCATGTGACATTCCTAGttcttatataaaataaaggcATCAGGCAAaggaatgttttttttttctattcacattttttgttattcttctttttgattagagagtgagaaagttttatgtaaattgtCTACAaaacacctttttttttgtatattattatcaccaataataataaaaatcaaaacaaaacgaaatttatttatacgatatacatatgtatataaatatatactatatatgtatattttagtATATAGATTTTGcagttaaatttaaaactcTTTGTTTGGCAAAATAATGTGACCCGACATTGTTGTTTAACTGATATTTTTTGgacattttgtttataatctttaatttttttcttgtgcGATTCTATTTTAGGTTGTGAGTTCGACAAATGGCGAACTAAATGCGGACGATCCCACGGCCGGACACTCTAATACGCCCATCACACAGCAGCCCGAAGTAGAACTGGTCGATGAAACAAAGTATGTGACATTCATGTGgaaaacaaatatgtatatagcttAATTAATGGCAAAATGCATTCCATAAGTTTGACGACTATTTTCATTGCAAAAATGTGGTTAAAATTTACATGAGCAAATCGATCAAGGTCTCCCCTTGAAGATCAAAGATCTATATCAGGAATGCGTTTTGTGTACATAGGAATTGTAAATACTTTTTGTATATAAGCCAGAAGATACAATCTAATTGAATGTTTGTGGTTTTTGCTTTGTCGTTTTAATgcgcatattttttttctccatttctttctttctttctttttttttgtttttctaactGTTTCTAGTGGTTCCTTATATTCCagatgttgttgtttctttaaacgaaagaagaagaaatcaACTCGCCAAAAATGACTAGACGGTGTACAATGTAGTCCAGAACGCGAAGCGGTCACCCTGCTGCGCGCAACTTCACATTCAAACTCACGGGATAGCGTATTGAATAATCCAAGTCAGGATTATATACAGCAGGCGACGTCGCAGCATACGTTGCGTTATCCTCCATCCGCGTCAATGTTGACGCCAACACCAACTACAAATACACCGACACTTCCGttgtaatttatataaatataaaacataaaaaaaaaacaaaaaataccatcaagaaaaccacaaaaaagcaaaataaacaagaacaacaaacaaaaaattacctaATTAAACACTAAAATCAGTAAAAAAGAGTAAAACACTtgcaaaaactacaaaaaaaaaaaaaaaacaacaacaccatcttttgattataattattgtaatgaatgtattttattattatttttattatttaccaaTTTTGCgtttattatataaattattataattattaattatattattattattattattaattattgctattacaaaataaaattataaaaacaaatttatatatgtatatatatacatatatatatatatatacaacaagaagaacaacagcaataacaaaaacaaaaaagatcTGTTGAAGCCAGGCAACTATTTCGATTTCGTTTTTGGGCtctgaaatgaaattaaaattcccCAAAATTGCTcttaaaacaaatacatatacacccaaacacacataaacacacagacacaccacacataaaacatatatatatatatataataattatatatacatacaattaaaaagtaaaaaattaaaaggaaAACTAGTGCAGCATCATTAAATGAGACATAATAATTTCGTGCAtatttatacacacacacaaacaagaattgtaaattataatatacatatatatataaaatgcaaaagcaaaacaaaaaacgaaaaaaaaaaaaataaaaattgaaatcaaatgataaagaaaagtactaataaaaactaaatgcGAAACTTATGtatgcaaatatatatgtatgtatatatatatatatatacatatactgcTCCCTTCTTGATGTTCGTTTAAAGTGCTGCTCAACACTGCAATTAAAGCTGCTCTTCAACACTGCTGCCAAGTGTGACCATCTGTTGTTATTGCCAAAAATTTATGGAAAACTttcatctatgtatgtatgtccaGCTGTGGCAATAACTGAATTATctgtttttagttttgatgTTGGTCCTGGATGCATTTCATCTATTGTTGGTGTGACCAGACACCTGATTTTCATCAAGATCTTGTGAAGATTTCTCTTTCTATTTCTGTTTAGTGTTTTCTCAGCAATTTCTTAAGCGAACATTGGAAAATCGGCAGGAAACCAAGCCCACACACAAATCCACTTGCGATACCCAAAACCTTTTCCCTGTTCCATCAGCATTCCCTCATTAAGCGTAGGCAGCTTTGCTTtagattttatatatatatataattagattatatatacatattctttTCATTTCGTATGCACTTTTTCGTTGTTAGGCTATTGTacataatatttgtttttcaaacGTTATGGAAAATGCAATTgtaatttttcactttttggtAGTAGAAAACGTTAAGAAAGAAGTTTGtgcatttatttaatatatgtatatatatatattatacatatgcatatatatatatatacaagcACATGAACAGATCCTTTTTTAGgtcaattttatttacatatatatgaaaaatgttttCGTGTAGCTTAAATGAAGCCTTATAACTAAATGAAAGTAAATGATATACGAAAAACTCAACAGCCCTCTATATACTCTACATATAGCTAAAGGATAAAGAGAATGCATGATTAATCACTTTTCCAAATGGTTTTCTGAAAGGATAATGAGAAATGTGCATAATATGGATAACGTACTGAGCtatttattttgatattaCGTGATACTAAACTAAATATGTATAACAAAAACTAATGAAAGTTGCCTGCAGCTATGTCTAATCATCGCCAAAAACACTctgacacacacaaacacacacacatcatcatcatcacatcATTCACAccatttaaaaacaacaacaaatcagTTTAACGAATTTGTTTGCGCTCCCCTTGGCCCTTTCCTAACTCCACCCCTCCCTCTCACGTGTTACCACTTTGATACCCAATAAAATCAatgatacatatatgtaaacaaatatacatatatattttaaacaaattttttatacttattaaaaatatacatactactacaacaaaaaaaatgataatgttaactttacaaaaacaaaaaacatataaCTTTAATGTGTTTTTTGCATTCTTCTAGCATGGAAatgaactaaaaaaaaaaacaaaaaccaacagcaaagaaagaaacataaaaatcaaatttcaagTTTTACAATTTCTTGTATAGTTCAATGAAAATCATTTGTATTATAtatgaaacaaaaatgaaagaaagaaagaacgaaaaaccaaaaccataTGATAAAGTGGCAAAAGAACTTCTTACTTTCGTTTAACCGATTCGATTTTGAATTGCAAGCAGTTTGATTCATAAGAACTGAAACCAAGTAAGCAGTTTTTTTGTGaccaaagaaaaataaaatattcaaggAACAACTTATGCAAGtcaagaacaaaacaaaagaactaaataaaaataacaaccaATCGCactagtttatatatatatatatatatatatatataacaaattaTACATACACCATGtactttaaaaacaaaaaaaaaaagaaaacaagaagaaaTGTGGATAAAAGTggagaagaaaacaaaacaaacaaaaagaatgcattaatttatattaaagaaatttacatattggaagaaaacaagaaaaaagatGAAACCACATTAAGCCGAATGTTCAGAGTGAAATGGGTTTGAAAGAGAACGCTAACACTTTCCgttaaatcaattttcatCCCAACAAATGAAAAGCGGAAAAACTTAAATCTAAAACAGCTAAATTcgcaacacacatacacacacacacaagcagcAAGCGTGGGAAGAGATAAAataatgtataaatatataaaatgatttattattaatttataagtataacaaaagaaaaataacaaaaaaattattaacctAAACTATTTAAGCAAAAATGGAGCGAGAAACCAACCCgacaaacaaaccaacaacaacaaaatgaaaagaaaaaagaaacaaaataaaagaaaaattattaaaaaaaaaaaggaatttctTTTGGTTTGAAATTCATCAGAACTTATGGCGGATGTTCAATAAGGAAATGTTGGAAATTTCCTCTCCCAAATAAGGTATTTCACATCTAAAGACTCGCAAAATTTCGAGATCGATTCTTCCAAAATTAAGAATTGGATCTGAAAAGACAGTTTTCTATAATGTTTAGTTCTGCTTTATCTTTGCTCTTACTTTTTGTGCCTACAGTGGTAATTCAAAGAGTTACCCGGGGCAATAATTTCCAAATAACTTCTTTAATTAACAATTGTAAATATTGGAAATAGCCATTAAATAGATCCGCTTATACGAAACTGGATCAAATCACCAATTACAACTGACATTTCATCTATCTAATTGGCAAAAAAAGGCCTAGCAAAATGGAAAGATTCCCAATTAGGAATTATGTTATAatgaattatatgtatatctaccGATAATCATGTGATTT is a window encoding:
- the LOC6650981 gene encoding casein kinase I isoform X17; its protein translation is MAPKLVKRVQNYLSGGGPQTTTAGPSAGNVANATALAGGKTNSSNNMYSTRQSVSTTTGVLMVGPNFRVGKKIGCGNFGELRLGKNLYNNEHVAIKMEPMKSKAPQLHLEYRFYKLLGSHAEGVPEVYYFGPCGKYNALVMELLGPSLEDLFDICGRRFTLKTVLLIAIQLLHRIEYVHSRHLIYRDVKPENFLIGRTSTKREKIIHIIGKITLIGFIANNTFLFSLIDFGLAKEYIDLDTNRHIPYREHKSLTGTARYMSINTHMGREQSRRDDLEALGHMFMYFLRGSLPWQGLKADTLKERYQKIGDTKRATPIEVLCDGHPEEFATYLRYVRRLDFFETPDYDFLRRLFQDLFERKGYTDEGEFDWTGKTMSAKKEIKLNSTVITSPSTRTSRRRLYFMNSLNSGSSQGGTITIT
- the LOC6650981 gene encoding casein kinase I isoform X9, which produces MAPKLVKRVQNYLSGGGPQTTTAGPSAGNVANATALAGGKTNSSNNMYSTRQSVSTTTGVLMVGPNFRVGKKIGCGNFGELRLGKNLYNNEHVAIKMEPMKSKAPQLHLEYRFYKLLGSHADNAPDGIPRIYHLGTCGGRYNAMVLELLGLSLEDLFNICSRKFSLKTVLMIAKQLLHRIEYVHSRHLIYRDVKPENFLIGRTSTKREKIIHIIDFGLAKEYIDLDTNRHIPYREHKSLTGTARYMSINTHMGREQSRRDDLEALGHMFMYFLRGSLPWQGLKADTLKERYQKIGDTKRATPIEVLCDGHPEEFATYLRYVRRLDFFETPDYDFLRRLFQDLFERKGYTDEGEFDWTGKTMSTPVGSLQTGHEVIISPNKDRHNVTAKTNAKGGVAAWPDVPKPGATLGNLTPADRHGSVQVVSSTNGELNADDPTAGHSNTPITQQPEVELVDETNGSLYSRCCCFFKRKKKKSTRQK
- the LOC6650981 gene encoding casein kinase I isoform X13, with product MYSTRQSVSTTTGVLMVGPNFRVGKKIGCGNFGELRLGKNLYNNEHVAIKMEPMKSKAPQLHLEYRFYKLLGSHAEGVPEVYYFGPCGKYNALVMELLGPSLEDLFDICGRRFTLKTVLLIAIQLLHRIEYVHSRHLIYRDVKPENFLIGRTSTKREKIIHIIGKITLIGFIANNTFLFSLIDFGLAKEYIDLDTNRHIPYREHKSLTGTARYMSINTHMGREQSRRDDLEALGHMFMYFLRGSLPWQGLKADTLKERYQKIGDTKRATPIEVLCDGHPEEFATYLRYVRRLDFFETPDYDFLRRLFQDLFERKGYTDEGEFDWTGKTMTKEQLDQMKVIKNAPPSHLAKNKSDKSTPVGSLQTGHEVIISPNKDRHNVTAKTNAKGGVAAWPDVPKPGATLGNLTPADRHGSVQVVSSTNGELNADDPTAGHSNTPITQQPEVELVDETNGSLYSRCCCFFKRKKKKSTRQK
- the LOC6650981 gene encoding casein kinase I isoform X11, with translation MAPKLVKRVQNYLSGGGPQTTTAGPSAGNVANATALAGGKTNSSNNMYSTRQSVSTTTGVLMVGPNFRVGKKIGCGNFGELRLGKNLYNNEHVAIKMEPMKSKAPQLHLEYRFYKLLGSHADNAPDGIPRIYHLGTCGGRYNAMVLELLGLSLEDLFNICSRKFSLKTVLMIAKQLLHRIEYVHSRHLIYRDVKPENFLIGRTSTKREKIIHIIDFGLAKEYIDLDTNRHIPYREHKSLTGTARYMSINTHMGREQSRRDDLEALGHMFMYFLRGSLPWQGLKADTLKERYQKIGDTKRATPIEVLCDGHPEEFATYLRYVRRLDFFETPDYDFLRRLFQDLFERKGYTDEGEFDWTGKTMSTPVGSLQTGHEVIISPNKDRHNVTAKTNAKGGVAAWPDVPKPGATLGNLTPADRHGSVQVVSSTNGELNADDPTAGHSNTPITQQPEVELVDETKCCCFFKRKKKKSTRQK